One segment of Heteronotia binoei isolate CCM8104 ecotype False Entrance Well chromosome 18, APGP_CSIRO_Hbin_v1, whole genome shotgun sequence DNA contains the following:
- the LZIC gene encoding protein LZIC — protein sequence MASRGKIETSKLKQNLEEQLDRLMQQLQDLEECRDELDADEYEETKKETLEQLSEFNDSLKKIMSGNMTLVDELSGMQLAIQAAISQAFKTPEIIRMFAKKQPGQLRTKLAEMDRDLIVGKLEQDLYTQQKVEILTALRKLGEKLTPDDEAFLSTNAGATLSQFERVSSDLGSGDKVFALASLEVEKSKH from the exons ATGGCTTCAAGGGGGAAAATTGAGACCAGCAAGTTGaaacagaacctggaagagcaGCTGGACAGGCTAATGCAGCAACTGCAAGATTTGGAAGAATGCAG AGATGAATTGGATGCCGATGAGTATGAGGAGACTAAGAAGGAAACCCTGGAGCAGCTGAGTGAATTCAATGACTCTCTTAAGAAGATCATGTCTGGAAATATGACTTTAGTTGATGAACTCAGTGGGATGCAGTTG GCCATCCAAGCAGCCATCAGTCAAGCCTTTAAAACCCCAGAAATCATTCGAATGTTTGCCAAGAAACAGCCTGGGCAATTGCGGACAAAATTGGCTGAG ATGGACAGAGATCTGATAGTTGGCAAGCTGGAGCAGGACCTTTACACCCAGCAGAAAGTAGAAATCCTGACTGCTCTCCGGAAGCTGGGAGAGAAG tTGACTCCTGATGATGAGGCTTTCCTCTCAACCAACGCGGGAGCTACTCTGAGCCAATTTGAAAGAGTCTCCAGTGACCtgg GATCAGGAGACAAAGTCTTCGCTCTGGCAAGTTTGGAGGTAGAAAAATCGAAGCATTAA